One stretch of Glandiceps talaboti chromosome 7, keGlaTala1.1, whole genome shotgun sequence DNA includes these proteins:
- the LOC144437677 gene encoding DNA repair protein REV1-like, whose translation MSRGRRKWSDDGWAEQGGYMAAKKRKLNEQFKESVPLQIQRQGSSSKIFEGIRIYINGYTVPSSDELKRLMMLHGGNHQYYYSKAGVTHIIATNLPHGKIRDLKDKKVVKPDWIVDSIKAGRLLSCSPYLLYTQQSKIQPGMPFGKIHKSESTNENPSTNQTSPCEDSGQNEMLTNERSGSSLTNQVSDVSMMSDEGFKEELLESSEIKSPSDTSSGDGNILLSGDKSSEQSKVSPGDVAGQTDRTKVKEQRSPSNAQDPNYLAEFYSHSRLHHISTWGAEWKAFVSRLQSEGDTSFPGRETLRKLCENVTSQISTKYGRTIMHLDMDCFFVSVGLLSRPELKGKPVAVTHSRGKSAQTNRSAADIAYERDYYERVWKEKTLKGKKASVMSKGSDKHHNSGDDSNTNNTKSESNNDKSKVAKTEEFNSMAEIASCSYEARKAGIKNGMFMGQAKKLCPNLQTIPYDFDKYKEVSQLLYETIARYTHDIEAVSCDEMLIDVTDLLQDTGITPLQLSTVWRDEIYSKTGCTASAGLASNILLARMATRVAKPNGQYYLEHDDVKEFIKTQPIKDLPGIGRSLGHRLSNMGVKCCGDLQQVPLRTLQKDFGPKTGQSLYQYSRGEDDRAITVDRERKSVSAEINYGIRFTTDSDAEEFISKLSQEVKNRLTNIKMKGKSITLKLKVRKAGAPVDPAKFMGHGVCDNFAKSSTLGTPTDNADIITRECLTLLRNMKITVQDLRGIGIQVHRLCGSKPGDQGTKSVLDMMRNICKPSTSQLASTSVNDMTSTSQLASSSVNDMTSPTSTRDDVEDTFVTPPPRPKQNIKSLLQNTASMVTEETSSSASMAIRDEDLYLPSPSQVDPAVLAALPTNIRQQIEQGYAARNQTIPSRNLVPSNYNLPSKWDVSVVRELPADVVKDLLIGELGTEQETSEQTEVISEHTGEMMPQTSEHTRGKTQRTNDIKKDKRLLVEAAIAGPSGLSVPSKRHTEDEDSIPTHLSFSQIDPSFMEALPLELQEELKNTYKDKGRQNYNEPKDSRETSKPKTVKLISPKKGPKKKTSPGKFSRGPGRPRKGSPLKMKTDWKNKQRNIQNMLVVATGDGSHRNKSGNIPDVNKLEKGEEIDISNLNDLSSEDVTMATAPMSSDSKVEQSIAIKEESVNLCGRVEVRDVKALLKEWIQSCINPEKEDIQQFIQYMSELVEDKNLEMVDLLLKYLKRQVMQCNPNHWKDGYNIIYSQTQSIVKMVYGCQLKIT comes from the exons ATGAGTAGGGGACGGAGAAAATGGTCTGATGATGGTTGGGCTGAACAA GGTGGTTATATGGCTGCCAAGAAACGTAAGCTAAATGAACAATTCAAGGAAAGTGTACCATTGCAAATACAACGCCAAGGATCAAGTTCCAAGATCTTTGAGGGTATCAGGATCTACATCAATGGATATACAG TACCATCATCTGATGAGCTGAAGAGATTAATGATGTTACATGGTGGAAATCATCAATATTATTACAGTAAAGCTGGTGTTACTCACATCATAGCTACTAATCTACCTCATGGTAAAATACGAGATTTAAAGGACAAAAAAGTAGTGAAACCAGACTGGATTGTGGACAG TATCAAAGCTGGCAGATTATTGTCCTGTTCCCCTTATTTACTGTACACCCAACAGTCTAAAATACAACCTGGAATGCCATTTGGTAAGATTCACAAGAGTGAATCAACAAATGAGAATCCATCCACCAATCAAACTAGTCCTTGTGAAGACAGTggacaaaatgaaatgttaacCAATGAAAGATCGGGATCTTCCTTGACCAATCAGGTATCAGATGTGTCAATGATGTCTGATGAAGGTTTCAAAGAAGAATTACTGGAAAGTTCGGAAATAAAGAGCCCCTCTGATACTTCTAGTGGAGATGGAAACATTTTATTATCAGGTGATAAAAGCTCTGAACAATCAAAAGTGTCACCAGGAGATGTTGCAGGTCAAACTGACAGGACAAAGGTCAAAGAGCAAAGGTCACCTTCAAATGCTCAGGATCCCAACTACTTGGCTGAGTTTTACAGTCATTCTCGATTACATCATATCTCAACATGGGGAGCTGAGTGGAAGGCATTTGTCAGTAGATTACAAAGTGAAGGAGATACAAGCTTTCCAGGCAGAGAAACATTACGGAAACTTTGTGAAAATGTCACATCTCAAATATCTACGAAGTATGGTAGGACTATTATGCACTTGGACATGGATTGTTTCTTTGTATCTGTTGGGTTGCTTAGTCGACCAGAACTGAAAGGGAAACCAGTAGCTGTAACACACTCTAGAGGTAAAAGTGCCCAGACAAATCGTTCAGCTGCTGATATCGCATATGAAAGGGATTATTATGAAAGAGTTTGGAAAGAGAAAACATTGAAAGGAAAGAAAGCAAGCGTAATGAGTAAAGGTTCTGATAAACATCATAACAGTGGTGATGACAgcaatacaaataatacaaagtCAGAAtcaaacaatgacaaatctAAAGTTGCAAAGACTGAAGAATTTAATTCCATGGCTGAGATTGCGTCCTGTAGCTATGAAGCCAGAAAAGCTGGAATCAAGAACGGAATGTTTATGGGACAAGCCAAGAAACTATGTCCAAATCTACAAACAATTCCATATGACTTTGATAAATACAAGGAGGTCTCTCAACTACTGTATGAAACTATAGCCAG gtatacacaTGACATAGAAGCTGTAAGTTGTGATGAAATGTTGATTGATGTGACTGATCTACTACAAGACACTGGTATTACACCACTACAACTCAGTACTGTTTGGAGAGATGAGATTTATAGCAAGACAGGCTGTACAGCATCAGCTGGGCTGG CTTCTAATATCCTTCTGGCAAGAATGGCAACCCGTGTAGCCAAGCCTAATGGCCAGTATTACCTAGAACACGATGATGTCAAAGAATTCATTAAGACTCAGCCAATCAAAGACCTCCCAG GTATAGGACGGTCATTGGGTCACAGACTTAGCAATATGGGAGTGAAGTGTTGTGGTGATCTACAGCAAGTACCATTACGCACATTACAGAAAGACTTTGGACCTAAAACTGGTCAGTCTCTGTACCAGTATAGTAGAGGAGAAGATGACAGAGCTATTACTGTAGATCGGGAACGTAAATCAGTGTCAGCTGAAATCAACTATGGGATACGATTTACCACG GACAGTGATGCTGAAGAGTTTATCTCCAAACTATCACAAGAGGTGAAGAACAGACTAACAAACATCAAGATGAAGGGGAAAAGTATCACTTTAAAGCTGAAAGTGAGAAAAGCTGGTGCTCCAGTTGACCCTGCCAAGTTCATGGGTCATGGTGTATGTGATAATTTTGCTAAATCATCTACACTTGGGACACCTACTGACAATGCTGATATTATCACCAGGGAATGTTTGACGTTACTTAGAAATATGAAGATAACTGTACAAGACTTGAGAGGG ATTGGCATTCAAGTACATAGACTATGTGGTAGTAAACCAGGTGATCAAGGTACCAAGTCAGTTTTAGACATGATGAGAAATATCTGCAAACCATCTACCTCACAACTAGCATCTACAAGTGTTAATGACATGACATCTACCTCACAACTAGCATCTTCCAGTGTTAATGACATGACATCACCTACTAGCACTAGAGATGATGTAGAGGATACCTTTGTTACTCCTCCTCCAAGACCCAAGCAAAATATCAAGTCTTTGCTTCAAAATACTGCCTCCATGGTTACTGAAGAAACATCTAGTTCTGCTTCCATGGCAATAAGAGATGAAGACTTGTATTTGCCATCTCCATCCCAG GTTGATCCAGCTGTATTGGCAGCCTTACCAACTAATATCAGACAACAAATAGAACAAGGATATGCAGCCAGAAACCAAACTATCCCATCAAG GAATTTAGTGCCGTCAAACTACAACTTACCATCTAAGTGGGATGTTTCAGTTGTACGTGAACTGCCGGCTGACGTAGTGAAAGATCTACTAATTGGTGAACTGGGAACAGAGCAAGAAACTTCAGAACAAACAGAAGTGATATCTGAACACACTGGAGAAATGATGCCACAGACATCTGAACACACTAGAGGAAAGACTCAACGAACTAATGACATCAAGAAAGACAAAAGACTATTGGTTGAAGCAGCCATAGCAGGTCCAAGTGGTCTGAGTGTACCAAGTAAAAGACATACAGAAGATGAAGACTCCATACCAACCCATCTATCATTCTCACAG ATTGATCCCAGCTTTATGGAGGCATTACCACTTGAGCTGCAGGAGGAACTGAAAAATACATATAAAGATAAAGGTCGCCAAAATTACAATGAGCCCAAAGACTCTAGAGAAACATCAAAACCTAAAACTGTAAAATTAATATCACCAAAGAAAGGACCTAAGAAGAAAACAAGTCCTGGCAAGTTTTCCCGAGGACCTGGACGACCAAGAAAAGGAAGTccactgaaaatgaaaactgaCTGGAAAAACAAACAGAGAAATATTCAGAACATGTTGGTTGTGGCAACGGGTGATGGTAGTCATAGAAACAAATCAGGAAATATCCCAGATGTAAACAAACTAGAGAAGGGGGAGGAAATAGACATTTCAAATCTTAATGACCTAAGCTCTGaagatgttaccatggcaactgctCCCATGAGCAGTGACAGCAAAGTTGAGCAGAGTATTGCAATAAAGGAAGAAAGTGTGAATTTATGTGGTAGAGTAGAAGTAAGAGATGTGAAGGCATTGTTGAAGGAATGGATACAAAGCTGTATAA ATCCTGAAAAAGAAGACATCCAGCAATTTATTCAGTATATGAGTGAGTTGGTGGAAGACAAGAATTTAGAAATGGTGGATTTGTTGCTGAAGTATCTGAAAAG ACAAGTGATGCAGTGTAACCCAAATCATTGGAAAGATGGCTACAACATCATTTACAGTCAAACTCAATCTATCGTTAAAATGGTGTATGGATGTCAGCTCAAAATAACATGA